TACACAGCCCGCGCCGCAACCGATCATCGGTTTCGCCGGTGAAATCTACCGGACACCGCGGATCGAGGTGAACATCACCCACACCAATTGCTCCGACGGAATGAGCGACCGAACCTATCCCGACACCGTCCGCGTCCGGGTCGACGGCCGCGACTATCGCGGCTGCGGAGCGGCGTCTTCATTCTTCTCGTCGTTCGACGAGCGTGGCGAGCCCGTGCCGCCGATGACCGATCCCGGCGATGCCGTTCCACTCGACCGGACGCGCTGGCGAGTGGTTTCCGTCAATGGGCGCCCGACTCCGCGCACAGACGATTTTTCGATGCAGTTCGAAGATGGTCGGCTGAGCGCGAAGTTCGGCTGCAACGGGATGGGTGCTAGCTACACGCAGTCCGGCGCAACGCTGGATGCCGGTCCGGTGATGGGCACGAAGATGGCCTGTCCCGACATGAGCTGGGAGACTCAAGGCGGAGCAATCCTCGGCCAAGTGATGACCGTGCGGATGATTGACCGCAATCGAGTCACGCTGGACAGCAGCGCGGGAACGATCGAACTGGTGCGCAGCTAGGCCGCCGCGTCGTCCTCATTCGCACTTGGCTTCGGCCCGGCGAGCTTGGTCATCGTACGGGGCACCGCCTGCACTGGAGAAAGGTCGGGCAGTTCCTTGGCGCTTCCGGCGCCATATTCCTCGAACCTCTTGGCCTGCGTCAGCACCTGGCTCTCAAGGCTACCGACCATCTTGTTGTACGCATTGTTCGCGCGTTCGAGGTTGAGCCCGACAGACGCGACATGATCAGCCATCGTCGCCAGCCGGCTGTGAAGCTCGCGTCCCAACGCAGCGATCTTGCCGGCTTCCTTGG
The window above is part of the Sphingomonas sp. HDW15A genome. Proteins encoded here:
- a CDS encoding META domain-containing protein, with the protein product MKRISLLLPLALAAACAPIDDPYYGGGYPPEPYPPSSPYPPEPYPPYPQPGYPTPPPPSYPTAERYRAIGTEPFWDLRIGRELVFTDRGTNFTVTQPAPQPIIGFAGEIYRTPRIEVNITHTNCSDGMSDRTYPDTVRVRVDGRDYRGCGAASSFFSSFDERGEPVPPMTDPGDAVPLDRTRWRVVSVNGRPTPRTDDFSMQFEDGRLSAKFGCNGMGASYTQSGATLDAGPVMGTKMACPDMSWETQGGAILGQVMTVRMIDRNRVTLDSSAGTIELVRS